The DNA sequence TGAATCAGGAAAAAACATTGCGAATATAGGTAAAAAAGTATTAAAAGAAACAAGCGAGATGTTAGAGAGTGGATTTGAAGATGAGGAAAAAATAGTCATTCGAAAATTACTAAGTAAAATAAATATTAATTTAGAGACAGCACGAGGAGGACAAAATGAATAAAAGAAAAGAGATGTTAGCAAAAGAAAATATAGGGAAATTACTTTTTAAATTATCTATGCCAGCTACAATAGGAATGATAGTTCAAGCGTTATATAATGTTGTAGATACAATATTTGTAGGAAGAGGAGTTGGTACTTTAGGAATAGGAGCATTAACAATAGCATTTCCAATACAGATGTTAATAATGGCAATTGCCCAAACATTTGGGATAGGTGGAGCTTCCATGATCTCAAGAGCTTTAGGAGCTCATGAAGATGAAAAAGCAGAAAATATATTTGGTACAATGATATCTTCGCTAGTTATAATAAGTGTTGTAATAACTGGAGTTGGGTTACTATTTATTAATGATATATTAAAAATATTTGGAGCTACAACAACAATTCTTCCATATGCAAGAGATTATATTGGAGTTATTTTTGTTGGAGTTATATTTTCTAATTTTGCAATGAGTGTTAATAATATAGTAAGATCAGAAGGAAATGCAAAAGTGGCAATGAAGTCTATGTTAATCTCTGCAATAATGAATACGATATTAGATCCTATTTTTATATTTGGATTTCATATGGGAGTAAAAGGAGCGGCAATAGCTACAGTTTTATCTCAAATTTTTGTTGTGATTTATTTGATTTATTATTTTTATTCAGGAAAAAGTATGTTAAGGATTGATTTAAAACATTTTAGAGTTAAATTTGATATATTAAAAGAGATGGTATCTGTAGGAGTAGCATCATTTGCAAGACAGGTAGCAGGAAGTGTTATGGCGATTATATTAAATAATGAGCTTGGATTTTATGGTGGAGATACATCTATTGCAGCATTTGGTATTGTAAATAGATTTATGATGTTTGTATTTATGCCAATGTTTGGAGTAGTGCAAGGAGTACAACCAATAGTTGGATTTAATTATGGTTCTAAAGATTATACAAGAGTAAAAAATGTATTAAGGCTAGCTATAAAAGTAGTAACTCTTTTTTCAATAGTAGGATTTTTAGTATCTCAACTGTTTTCAGTACAAATTTCCTCTATTTTTACAAAGGATATAGATCTAATTAATTCTTCTGCATTTGCAGTGAAAATAATTGTAATTGCATTTCCTTTAATAGGTTTTCAAATAATAGGAGGAGGATTTTTCCAATCAATTGGGAAAGCAAAACCAGCACTGTTTTTAGCTTTAAGTAGACAAGTACTATTTTTAATTCCTCTAGTTATTGTTTTACCAATGTTTTTTAAATTAAATGGAGTTTGGATTTCGTTTCCACTAGCAGATACAATGGGGTTTATAGTAACTTTTTTTATGTATAAAAGAGAAATTAAAGTGATGACAAAATTAGAAAAAATAAAAATATAAAAAAAAAGTTTGACAAGATAAAGTTTTTATGATATACTTCTTTTGCCTTGAGCGGGAATAGCTCAGATGGTAGAGCGTCAGCCTTCCAAGCTGAATGTCGCGAGTTCGACCCTCGTTTCCCGCTCCAAGTAAATTGCGCTATTAGCTCAGTTGGTAGAGCACACGACTTTTAATCGTGTTGTCACAGGTTCGACCCCTGTATAGCGCACCATTTTTAAAATATTGAAAAAGTATTGAAAGAATCTTTTAAAAGTGTTATAATAGAATAAATTCTTATTAAAGTGGGTGAAAACCCACTTTTTATTTTAGGGGGTGAATTTATGGAAATACAAGAACAAATTTTTGCAATTATAGAACCAATTACAGAAGAGATGAAATTAGAACTTGTAGATGTTGAGTATGTGCAAGATGGAAGTCATCTATTTATAAGAGTTTACATAGACAAAGATGGTGGAGTAGATCTTGATGATTGTGAAAAAGTAAGTAGAGCAGTGGAAGAAAAAGTTGATTCTATTGTGAAAGATAAGTTTTTTTTAGAAGTATCTTCACCTGGACTAGAGAGACCTTTAAAAAAAGAAAAAGATTTTTCTAGATTTGAAGGGGAAAAAGCTTTAATTAGAACAAGACAAAAGATAATGGATAAAAGGAAATTTGAAGGAAGAATAAAAAAATATGAAAATGGAATAATAAATTTAGAAGTAGAAAATGAAATTATAGAGATAGAATTTAAAAATGTAAAAAAAGCCAATTTGATATTTGAATTTGAAGAAATTTAGCAGGAGGGAATGATGAAAGAAAAAGATTTTAAGGCTTTTTTAAATGCCTTATCACAATTAGAAGAAGAAAAAGGTATTGAAAAAGAAAAAATGATAGAAACAGTAGAACAAGCTCTTTTAGCAGCATATAAAAAAAATTATGGTGAAGAGAAAGAGGCTACTATTAGGATTGACAGAAAAAAAGGGTATGTAAAAGTTTATGCTATAAAAAGAGTTGTAGACGAATTACCTTCTAATCATGATGAGATTTCTTTGAAAGAAGCAAGGTCTTATGATAAGACAGTCGAAATTGGTGATGAAATTGAGATTGAAGAGAAATGTGAAGCGTTTAAAAGAAATGCAATTCAAAATGCAAAACAAATAGTTATCCAAAAAGTAAGAGAGGCAGAAAGAGAAACTCTTTTTTCAGATTTTAAAGAAAAAGAAGATAGTATTATAACTGGAACAATAAGAAGAATT is a window from the Haliovirga abyssi genome containing:
- a CDS encoding MATE family efflux transporter; the protein is MNKRKEMLAKENIGKLLFKLSMPATIGMIVQALYNVVDTIFVGRGVGTLGIGALTIAFPIQMLIMAIAQTFGIGGASMISRALGAHEDEKAENIFGTMISSLVIISVVITGVGLLFINDILKIFGATTTILPYARDYIGVIFVGVIFSNFAMSVNNIVRSEGNAKVAMKSMLISAIMNTILDPIFIFGFHMGVKGAAIATVLSQIFVVIYLIYYFYSGKSMLRIDLKHFRVKFDILKEMVSVGVASFARQVAGSVMAIILNNELGFYGGDTSIAAFGIVNRFMMFVFMPMFGVVQGVQPIVGFNYGSKDYTRVKNVLRLAIKVVTLFSIVGFLVSQLFSVQISSIFTKDIDLINSSAFAVKIIVIAFPLIGFQIIGGGFFQSIGKAKPALFLALSRQVLFLIPLVIVLPMFFKLNGVWISFPLADTMGFIVTFFMYKREIKVMTKLEKIKI
- the rimP gene encoding ribosome maturation factor RimP, whose translation is MEIQEQIFAIIEPITEEMKLELVDVEYVQDGSHLFIRVYIDKDGGVDLDDCEKVSRAVEEKVDSIVKDKFFLEVSSPGLERPLKKEKDFSRFEGEKALIRTRQKIMDKRKFEGRIKKYENGIINLEVENEIIEIEFKNVKKANLIFEFEEI